Proteins from one bacterium genomic window:
- a CDS encoding PQQ-binding-like beta-propeller repeat protein: MKYFTWIIVAAIFASCGTSGSIGIGRYYRKTQTESWANMGGNAGRTGFRNTPIQPPLELAWKISVSSAVNEAIAAKDSIIYFGTLDGRMYAVWMSNGKIIGRIRYTHPSSAGMCLTGNSAVYGLSNGKNTLIAYNLMERKHTYAKDLGAIESNPLVADDYIYVGSQNKNFYCVNLSDGSVKWKYSLKKPTKSSPSVHTVNVFFGCDDGTVYSLNRYTGQLNWAFKADGPVQSAPVIDDPYVFVGTTDGNFYALNLSDGSVKWQFKVENPLPGNIFASASTDNNRVYVGSTNGYLYALNKNDGAVDWQFKTNGVISTAPLVTPTYVFVGSQDKVFYAINSTTGLAEWQYKTNGRIKTNPARLGDYIFIAAENNNVFAFRPAGLGMK; the protein is encoded by the coding sequence ATGAAGTATTTTACATGGATAATCGTTGCAGCCATCTTCGCGTCGTGCGGAACGAGCGGCAGCATTGGTATTGGCCGGTATTACCGAAAGACTCAAACTGAAAGTTGGGCCAACATGGGCGGAAATGCAGGCCGGACCGGTTTCCGCAATACACCCATTCAGCCTCCGCTGGAATTAGCGTGGAAAATTTCTGTTTCTTCTGCTGTCAATGAGGCCATTGCTGCTAAAGACAGCATTATTTATTTTGGAACATTGGATGGCCGCATGTATGCTGTCTGGATGAGCAATGGGAAGATCATCGGTCGGATTCGGTATACGCACCCGTCGTCGGCAGGCATGTGCTTAACCGGTAATTCAGCCGTTTACGGCTTAAGCAATGGTAAAAATACGCTCATTGCTTACAATTTGATGGAACGAAAACATACCTATGCTAAAGATCTCGGTGCTATTGAATCGAATCCGCTTGTCGCCGATGACTATATCTATGTCGGATCGCAAAATAAAAATTTTTATTGTGTCAATTTAAGCGACGGCAGCGTGAAGTGGAAATACTCTCTTAAAAAACCGACCAAATCGTCTCCAAGCGTTCATACCGTTAACGTTTTTTTTGGATGTGACGACGGAACAGTTTATTCGCTGAATCGCTATACCGGGCAATTAAACTGGGCATTCAAAGCCGACGGTCCTGTCCAAAGCGCACCAGTGATTGATGATCCGTATGTGTTTGTAGGAACTACGGATGGTAATTTTTACGCGCTTAATTTATCCGATGGCTCGGTGAAATGGCAATTTAAAGTGGAGAATCCTTTACCGGGAAATATTTTTGCTTCGGCATCGACGGACAACAACAGAGTTTATGTTGGTTCAACGAACGGTTATTTATATGCGCTCAACAAAAACGATGGAGCCGTGGATTGGCAATTTAAAACGAATGGTGTGATTAGTACGGCACCGTTAGTGACTCCGACGTATGTTTTCGTCGGATCACAGGATAAAGTTTTTTATGCGATTAATTCAACTACCGGGCTTGCCGAATGGCAATACAAGACCAATGGTCGGATCAAGACCAATCCGGCCCGTTTAGGTGATTATATTTTTATTGCAGCTGAGAACAATAACGTGTTTGCGTTTCGTCCGGCAGGATTAGGAATGAAATGA
- a CDS encoding PEGA domain-containing protein, with product MTKKLLHIIFLFSVCPTVLWSQKDEGKGVVILTSSIPVAGAIIDDSVHARDLPYQVMLSPGLHSIVVKNPRRFDYLQTDFFRSVEVRANETITLAIEFPILTLVNSYPHDASVIAGGISLGNTPMPLELLQYKNQSLVLQKSGYDDFSFFVTDSVLQKNSILITLTPKDPYASNRHDNEFKTVEWKERGIGKNKNWLIITAILGITSGGFAAYYKNKADNSFEKAKRARRTGDRELQAKLENRTEKYDRYSTIGFIGLQINLGAAVYLLLKAK from the coding sequence ATGACAAAAAAATTACTACATATTATTTTTTTATTTTCCGTTTGTCCTACCGTTTTATGGTCGCAAAAGGATGAAGGAAAAGGCGTGGTGATTTTGACTTCCTCAATACCGGTTGCAGGCGCCATAATAGATGACAGTGTGCACGCCCGTGATTTGCCTTATCAAGTCATGCTTTCGCCAGGTTTACATTCGATCGTGGTCAAAAATCCGCGCCGTTTTGATTATCTTCAGACCGATTTCTTCCGTAGCGTAGAAGTTCGTGCAAATGAAACAATAACCTTGGCAATTGAATTTCCGATTCTAACTCTCGTCAATTCCTATCCACACGACGCTTCGGTTATAGCCGGCGGAATTTCACTCGGGAATACGCCGATGCCGCTTGAATTATTACAATACAAGAATCAATCGCTTGTATTACAAAAATCAGGATACGATGATTTTAGTTTTTTTGTAACGGATTCAGTTCTTCAAAAGAATTCTATCTTGATAACGTTGACTCCAAAAGATCCCTACGCATCCAATCGCCATGATAATGAATTCAAGACTGTAGAATGGAAAGAACGGGGGATTGGGAAAAACAAAAATTGGTTGATTATTACAGCGATTTTGGGAATTACATCGGGCGGATTTGCAGCTTATTATAAAAACAAAGCAGATAATTCGTTTGAAAAAGCGAAAAGAGCCCGGCGAACAGGGGATCGCGAGCTGCAGGCAAAACTTGAGAATCGTACTGAAAAATACGACCGTTATTCTACCATTGGTTTTATCGGATTGCAGATCAATCTTGGAGCCGCCGTCTATTTGCTTCTGAAGGCCAAATAA
- the xth gene encoding exodeoxyribonuclease III, producing the protein MKILSWNVNGLRAVAKKGFFDWLQKTDPDIIGMQETKAQPDQLDESLLKPDHYHAYYHSAQKKGYSGVATFSKIEPKKIQYGFGIEKFDSEGRVLMTDHDNFILFNIYFPNGKKDQERLDYKMEFYEEILKHFDGLRSQGKKLVICGDYNTAHKEIDIARPKENERISGFLPIERAWMDKLVEHGYIDTFRQFNKEANQYSWWDLQTRARERNVGWRIDYHFISDNLLPHLKNAWIMPEVMGSDHCPVGIELEF; encoded by the coding sequence ATGAAAATTCTCTCATGGAATGTGAACGGATTGCGCGCCGTAGCAAAAAAAGGTTTTTTCGATTGGTTACAAAAAACTGATCCCGATATCATCGGTATGCAGGAAACCAAAGCTCAGCCGGATCAATTGGATGAATCTTTACTGAAACCCGATCATTATCACGCCTACTACCACTCGGCACAAAAAAAAGGTTACAGCGGCGTGGCGACATTCAGCAAAATTGAACCGAAAAAAATTCAATACGGGTTCGGAATTGAAAAATTCGACTCTGAAGGCCGTGTATTGATGACCGATCATGATAATTTTATTTTATTTAATATTTATTTCCCTAACGGAAAAAAAGATCAAGAACGTCTCGATTATAAAATGGAATTCTACGAAGAAATTCTCAAACACTTCGATGGCTTAAGATCACAAGGGAAAAAACTTGTCATTTGCGGCGATTATAATACGGCTCATAAAGAAATCGATATCGCACGCCCGAAGGAGAACGAAAGAATTTCCGGATTTTTGCCAATTGAACGGGCGTGGATGGACAAGCTCGTCGAACATGGCTACATCGACACTTTCAGACAATTTAATAAAGAAGCGAATCAGTACTCGTGGTGGGATTTGCAAACGCGTGCGCGTGAAAGGAACGTAGGCTGGAGGATCGATTATCATTTTATTTCTGATAACCTTTTGCCTCATCTCAAAAACGCGTGGATAATGCCGGAAGTTATGGGCTCGGATCACTGCCCGGTTGGTATCGAGCTTGAATTCTGA
- the ubiA gene encoding putative 4-hydroxybenzoate polyprenyltransferase produces MISKLLVFGRMIKFSHTIFALPFALTSAVLASREHPLSIEKIFWIVMAMVGARTAAMGFNRIVDASFDAKNPRTANREIPRGVIEKGTAALFVTLSAGLLIVASYFLNELCFYLSPLALAIVLFYSLTKRFTSWSHVFLGIALGVAPLGAWIALSGEWNWFAFMLGCAVLAWVAGFDIIYSCQDYEFDKETGLFSIPKTFGISNALWISRLFHLLSFSLLILVGYFLVLQWLYFLGVIVIGAMLLYEQLLVKPHDLSKVNIAFMNMNGIISVLYFLVTACDVYWI; encoded by the coding sequence ATGATTTCAAAACTTCTTGTTTTTGGCAGGATGATCAAATTTTCTCATACGATTTTTGCCCTGCCGTTCGCGCTCACATCAGCGGTGTTGGCGTCACGCGAACATCCTCTGAGCATCGAAAAAATATTTTGGATTGTTATGGCGATGGTCGGTGCGCGAACAGCCGCCATGGGATTTAATAGAATCGTCGATGCTTCATTTGATGCAAAAAATCCAAGAACGGCCAATCGAGAAATTCCGCGTGGCGTAATTGAGAAAGGTACAGCCGCATTGTTTGTCACTTTGTCGGCTGGATTGTTGATAGTAGCGTCTTATTTTTTAAATGAGCTATGTTTTTATCTGTCACCGTTGGCGTTGGCGATCGTACTGTTTTATTCTCTGACTAAAAGATTTACATCCTGGTCGCATGTTTTTCTGGGCATTGCGCTTGGTGTCGCACCCTTAGGGGCGTGGATCGCATTAAGCGGCGAATGGAATTGGTTTGCGTTTATGCTCGGATGCGCTGTACTGGCGTGGGTTGCCGGGTTTGACATCATTTACTCGTGTCAGGATTATGAATTTGATAAAGAAACCGGATTATTTTCCATTCCTAAAACATTTGGAATCTCCAATGCGCTTTGGATTTCGCGATTATTTCACTTGTTATCTTTTTCATTGTTGATACTGGTCGGGTATTTTCTTGTTTTGCAATGGTTATATTTCCTTGGCGTTATTGTAATTGGCGCTATGCTTTTGTATGAACAGCTTTTAGTCAAGCCGCACGACCTGTCGAAAGTGAATATTGCTTTTATGAATATGAATGGAATCATCAGCGTTTTATATTTCCTTGTAACCGCGTGCGACGTGTATTGGATATGA
- the crcB gene encoding fluoride efflux transporter CrcB, producing MNYLLIFIGGGIGAVSRYALQGAVYRFTDASFPYGTFIVNVLGCFLIGLFAGASEKFIIDSQWRVFLTIGLLGGFTTFSSFGYETFALFRDGEIFFAMVNMIGSMIIGLLAVWFGFFLIK from the coding sequence ATGAATTACTTACTTATTTTTATAGGCGGAGGTATTGGCGCAGTCAGCCGTTACGCGTTACAAGGTGCAGTGTATCGATTTACAGACGCCTCGTTTCCTTATGGAACATTTATCGTTAATGTTTTGGGATGTTTTCTTATCGGGTTATTTGCCGGAGCGTCGGAAAAATTTATCATCGATTCACAATGGCGAGTTTTTCTAACCATCGGTTTGCTCGGCGGGTTTACCACTTTTTCATCGTTTGGATATGAAACGTTTGCGTTGTTTCGTGACGGTGAAATTTTCTTTGCAATGGTCAATATGATTGGCAGTATGATCATCGGATTATTGGCAGTGTGGTTCGGATTTTTTTTGATTAAATAA
- a CDS encoding DUF190 domain-containing protein, with the protein MKIEGEGKLLRIFVGELDKYGNQSLYEAIVFKAKELGLAGSTVLRGIEGFGANSRVHTAKILRLSEDLPIVIEIVDTEEKIRLALPELDKLIYDANCGVLMTLEKAEIIKYTPKR; encoded by the coding sequence ATGAAAATCGAGGGTGAAGGAAAATTGCTCCGGATTTTTGTCGGAGAATTGGATAAATACGGCAATCAATCGCTTTATGAAGCTATTGTATTCAAAGCAAAAGAACTCGGTTTGGCCGGTTCGACGGTTTTACGGGGCATCGAAGGATTCGGAGCTAATTCGAGAGTGCACACGGCCAAAATACTACGATTGTCCGAAGATTTGCCGATCGTGATCGAGATTGTCGATACTGAAGAAAAAATCAGGTTGGCATTGCCTGAATTGGATAAGCTCATTTATGATGCAAATTGCGGTGTACTGATGACACTTGAAAAAGCCGAAATTATTAAATATACCCCCAAACGTTGA
- a CDS encoding nucleoside deaminase codes for MDDIELLRQTFTLARQSQLNGNLLFASILVDAKGQVIAKAENTVVTDNDPLGHAEVNLIKSLRQSVDFNFLNSCTVFASHEPCPMCTAAIYWSGIGRLVYGLSNERFYEIVGESQKSIGLTLPCRTLLATGGRKVEVIGPLLEDEAAEWYRRYWK; via the coding sequence ATGGACGATATTGAACTACTTCGTCAAACGTTTACATTAGCCCGCCAGTCACAGTTGAACGGGAACCTTCTTTTTGCATCAATTTTGGTTGATGCAAAAGGTCAAGTGATTGCAAAAGCCGAAAATACAGTTGTTACAGACAATGATCCTCTAGGACACGCTGAAGTCAACCTTATTAAAAGCCTTCGGCAATCCGTTGATTTTAATTTTTTGAATTCTTGTACGGTGTTTGCCAGCCACGAACCTTGTCCGATGTGTACCGCGGCGATCTATTGGAGCGGTATTGGACGTTTGGTTTACGGGCTCAGCAACGAGCGTTTTTATGAAATAGTCGGCGAATCACAAAAATCCATTGGGCTAACGCTTCCATGCCGTACGCTGTTGGCAACCGGCGGGCGAAAAGTTGAAGTAATCGGGCCTTTATTGGAAGATGAGGCCGCGGAATGGTACCGGCGTTATTGGAAATAA
- a CDS encoding HNH endonuclease, with translation MSLGGHVLVLNQNYEPMTICHVKKAIILIFLGKAEIIEVMEGKAICSISQSFPYPSIVRLSDFVHRRQRGIMLSRKNILKRDAFQCQYCGTKSRAMTVDHIIPKVRGGKDSWENLVTACIQCNNKKGDQTPEEAAMPLLSKPRKPHHLSFIQSHAYTTDVRWKPYLFMA, from the coding sequence ATGTCGTTGGGCGGGCATGTGCTCGTATTAAATCAGAACTATGAGCCGATGACTATCTGCCATGTCAAGAAGGCGATTATTCTCATTTTCCTAGGTAAAGCGGAAATTATCGAAGTGATGGAAGGCAAGGCTATTTGCTCGATTTCACAATCATTTCCTTATCCGAGCATTGTCCGATTGAGTGATTTCGTTCATCGTCGTCAAAGAGGAATTATGTTGTCCAGGAAAAACATCTTGAAGCGGGATGCTTTTCAATGTCAATATTGCGGAACGAAATCGCGAGCGATGACGGTGGATCATATAATTCCAAAAGTTCGGGGCGGTAAGGATTCGTGGGAGAACCTGGTGACGGCCTGCATTCAATGCAATAATAAAAAAGGCGATCAAACGCCTGAAGAGGCCGCGATGCCGTTGCTGTCCAAACCCCGTAAACCGCATCATCTCAGCTTCATCCAAAGCCACGCGTATACAACGGATGTTCGATGGAAGCCTTATTTATTTATGGCTTAA
- the trpS gene encoding tryptophan--tRNA ligase, protein MRPTGKLHLGHLVGALENWVKLQDSYETIYGIVDWHALTTGYKDTSTLQENIFDTAVDWISVGIDPARSIIMVQSHVKEHAELHLLLSMITPTPWLIRNPTVKEQARAMGLIDETTDENMMKIDFGHLGYPVLQTADILVYEADTVPVGEDQVPHIEISREIARRFNFLYGANGYQFPEPQHKLTPTPRLPGVDGNMKMSKSLNNCIYLSDDNDTIQAQVKKMVTDPQKLRKNDPGRPEICSVFTYHKVFNNNEAPAIEATCRTGELGCVACKKNLGEKIAIKLEPFRAKRRELESNRSGVEKIIKEGSDRAREIASGTLQKVRHAMRLV, encoded by the coding sequence ATGCGCCCGACCGGTAAATTGCATCTGGGTCACTTAGTTGGCGCTTTGGAGAACTGGGTTAAACTTCAGGATTCATACGAAACGATTTACGGAATTGTTGACTGGCATGCGCTCACGACGGGCTACAAAGACACGTCCACGTTGCAGGAAAATATTTTTGATACGGCCGTAGATTGGATTTCCGTCGGTATCGATCCGGCACGGAGCATTATCATGGTGCAATCCCACGTCAAAGAACATGCGGAATTGCATTTGCTTTTGTCGATGATCACGCCGACGCCTTGGTTGATCCGTAATCCGACGGTGAAGGAGCAAGCCCGTGCCATGGGGCTTATCGATGAAACGACCGATGAAAATATGATGAAAATTGATTTTGGGCATTTGGGATATCCTGTGTTACAAACGGCGGATATCCTTGTGTATGAAGCGGATACGGTGCCGGTGGGCGAGGATCAGGTACCGCATATTGAAATCAGCCGTGAAATCGCCCGTCGTTTTAATTTTTTATACGGCGCCAATGGATATCAATTTCCGGAACCTCAGCACAAGCTCACGCCCACGCCCCGATTGCCGGGCGTTGACGGCAATATGAAAATGAGTAAAAGTCTGAACAATTGCATTTACCTGTCCGACGACAACGATACCATCCAGGCTCAAGTAAAAAAAATGGTGACCGATCCGCAAAAATTGCGAAAAAACGATCCCGGCCGGCCGGAAATATGTTCGGTCTTCACCTATCATAAAGTTTTTAACAATAACGAGGCTCCCGCGATTGAAGCTACTTGCCGTACCGGCGAACTAGGATGTGTAGCTTGCAAGAAAAATCTGGGCGAAAAAATTGCTATAAAACTTGAACCGTTCAGAGCAAAGCGTCGTGAATTGGAAAGCAATCGATCCGGTGTTGAAAAAATTATCAAAGAAGGATCGGATCGCGCTCGCGAGATTGCTTCCGGGACTTTGCAAAAAGTACGTCACGCTATGCGCCTCGTGTGA
- a CDS encoding DUF3137 domain-containing protein → MNIEQLIIPFFVFFFLGIAVLIFLFGIRQKQKLRENFAVFAEKLGCPAQIPQGYFGGFPSLSGNYRKHALRVYMFTRTSGCGKNRSTTTYTAFTISVNNSANFEFNIFEQGFFTTLATKLGMQDIQIGDEIFDKEFIIKSNNETMVTNFLSPGIKQQFLEMAERYTAFGVKLNGQQFYYEAANTLASSSFGEKLETLINFMCDLADRVEEIQRGHWR, encoded by the coding sequence ATGAATATTGAACAATTAATAATTCCTTTTTTTGTATTCTTTTTTCTGGGCATAGCCGTATTAATTTTCCTTTTTGGTATCAGGCAAAAACAAAAGTTGCGTGAAAATTTTGCTGTATTTGCAGAAAAGCTCGGATGCCCGGCACAGATTCCGCAAGGGTATTTCGGCGGATTTCCTTCTTTGTCAGGGAATTATCGCAAACACGCTTTAAGAGTATACATGTTCACACGAACGTCAGGCTGCGGTAAAAATCGTTCCACCACGACGTACACCGCTTTCACAATCAGCGTTAATAATTCGGCTAACTTTGAATTCAATATTTTCGAACAAGGTTTTTTTACGACGCTGGCTACCAAGCTTGGGATGCAAGACATTCAAATCGGCGATGAAATATTTGATAAGGAATTTATTATCAAATCAAATAATGAGACGATGGTGACCAATTTTCTTTCTCCAGGGATCAAGCAACAGTTTCTTGAAATGGCCGAACGGTATACGGCTTTCGGCGTTAAATTAAACGGCCAGCAATTTTACTATGAAGCGGCGAATACACTGGCTTCAAGCTCTTTTGGAGAGAAGCTCGAAACTTTAATTAATTTTATGTGCGATCTGGCCGATCGCGTCGAAGAAATTCAACGGGGGCATTGGCGATGA
- a CDS encoding aminopeptidase P family protein, whose amino-acid sequence MRIVCLLLIFMACHLATGQELSIPKVYDTDLLTKEFHQGSRTELAKRLLPNSLVLLLASEQRIRSEASYYNYRYNNNIYYLTGMQESDCAFMFIPDGIRLADGGKPIFSVLFVNPRDLDKETRNGRRFGTSGTMQILGVDTAFVNDDFALIFKKITTQLSANKKLDNVYLPDIYTAIEHQPLKRMTEVLLKYRSDQTGDRKFHDIDPIVNEMRSIKTEDEIKLLKKAIGISVDGHIQMMKSTEPGMFEYEARAVGEYIFTKNGSEHEGYGSICGAGENSVILHYRPNRKPMKDGELLLIDMAAEYHGYTADVTRTFPVNGKFSTEQLAIYQIVLNAQKAGITMIKPGANYGEVSAKITEVLENGLLDLGLIKDRKEAKRYTLHGYMHSIGLNVHDPQGFATDFSPGYFTTVEPGIYIPEGSPVDKKWWNIGVRIEDDILITTDGAINLSEKAPREPKEIEALMKKKGIGNIPLDYEK is encoded by the coding sequence ATGAGAATAGTTTGTCTTTTACTAATTTTTATGGCCTGTCATTTGGCAACGGGTCAGGAGTTAAGCATTCCCAAAGTTTACGATACTGATTTGTTGACTAAAGAATTTCACCAGGGCAGCCGTACCGAATTGGCCAAACGACTGTTGCCTAATAGTTTGGTTTTGCTTTTAGCTTCGGAACAGCGGATTCGCAGCGAAGCTTCGTATTACAACTATCGATATAATAACAATATATATTATCTTACCGGTATGCAGGAGTCAGACTGTGCTTTTATGTTTATACCGGATGGTATCCGGTTGGCCGATGGAGGAAAACCAATTTTTTCGGTGTTATTCGTCAATCCGCGTGATTTAGATAAGGAAACCCGTAACGGCCGCCGATTCGGAACTAGCGGGACAATGCAAATTCTGGGAGTAGATACGGCTTTTGTTAATGATGATTTCGCATTGATTTTCAAAAAAATTACGACGCAATTGTCAGCCAATAAAAAACTAGATAACGTATATTTGCCTGACATTTATACAGCTATCGAACATCAGCCATTGAAGCGTATGACTGAAGTACTCTTGAAATACCGGAGCGATCAAACCGGCGATAGAAAATTTCATGACATCGATCCTATTGTTAACGAAATGCGCTCGATCAAAACGGAAGATGAAATTAAATTGCTCAAAAAAGCGATCGGAATTTCAGTGGACGGACATATACAAATGATGAAAAGCACCGAGCCTGGAATGTTCGAATATGAAGCACGGGCGGTCGGGGAGTACATTTTTACAAAAAACGGTTCCGAGCATGAGGGCTACGGTTCGATCTGCGGCGCCGGTGAGAATAGCGTTATTCTGCATTACCGTCCTAACCGCAAACCGATGAAAGACGGTGAATTGCTGCTGATCGATATGGCGGCGGAATATCATGGCTATACGGCCGACGTCACACGCACGTTTCCGGTCAACGGAAAATTTTCTACAGAACAATTGGCCATTTATCAGATAGTGCTGAATGCACAAAAAGCCGGAATAACAATGATCAAACCCGGAGCAAACTACGGAGAAGTTTCGGCTAAAATTACGGAAGTGCTGGAGAATGGCCTCCTCGATCTTGGATTAATTAAAGATCGTAAAGAAGCCAAACGGTATACCTTGCACGGATATATGCATTCCATAGGCCTGAACGTTCACGATCCTCAGGGATTTGCAACAGACTTTTCGCCGGGATATTTCACGACTGTTGAACCCGGAATTTATATTCCGGAAGGCAGCCCGGTCGATAAAAAATGGTGGAATATCGGTGTGCGTATCGAGGATGATATTTTGATAACGACCGATGGCGCAATTAATTTAAGCGAAAAAGCGCCGCGTGAGCCGAAAGAAATTGAAGCGTTGATGAAGAAAAAAGGAATCGGCAATATTCCATTGGATTACGAAAAATAA
- a CDS encoding segregation/condensation protein A: protein MSQAYKIKLQNFEGPLDLLLFFVRKDELNIYDIPISRITKSYLEYLQLMTDLNLDIASEFILMAATLMRIKAKSMLPPDPSEEEEEEMMDPREELSRRLIEYRQFKEASKTLSELDEYWRTVYRRTYFNFDLLPRNEEEAIGLKDISFFDLLTAYKKAMEKKPKPFFHRVERLNVTIEQQIQYIMDFFRDRNCYLFTELCEAMDKIEIVVTFLALLDLVKKGDIAIRQASIFDDIWIYKASEFKDDALPELASQEDADVAETDITTISPEVELSEQPISADVSHEEVLIEDESALPQNENTLTQIGVEQVIEAKSDIASSVIENEIQTEEILSQNTQTDTLAKEDLQEEFVSDDNVAPQTHDMSIEDDKMFKPVADQHEETQNEIQDSVVNVNDGTSDGALNHELIEEESAIEDLEEANDLEEEKRKKEEADELREEEELIMASYFPEGLTKQVADQPVIEDEQTVSDLTEEEVHKGVVESNIESVQPNEPKMVEEIDSQGVIESEDEIQTTDSSEQKSIDTVEFEAIEAKTATEVSKPKQVDDENIQKNSVIKNFFKKIVSFVKRIFSK from the coding sequence ATGTCGCAAGCTTACAAAATAAAACTACAAAATTTCGAAGGCCCGCTGGATCTTCTGCTTTTTTTCGTCCGGAAAGATGAACTGAATATATACGATATTCCGATCTCACGGATTACCAAATCGTACTTGGAATATCTGCAATTGATGACGGATTTAAATCTCGATATTGCGAGCGAGTTTATTCTGATGGCGGCAACGTTGATGCGCATCAAAGCGAAATCGATGCTCCCGCCCGATCCCTCCGAAGAGGAAGAAGAAGAAATGATGGATCCGCGCGAGGAGTTGTCCCGCCGTCTGATCGAATACCGTCAATTTAAAGAAGCCTCCAAAACGTTGTCAGAACTGGATGAGTATTGGCGAACAGTTTATCGCCGTACGTATTTTAATTTTGATTTACTGCCGAGAAACGAAGAGGAAGCGATCGGGCTAAAGGATATTTCGTTTTTTGATTTATTGACCGCTTACAAAAAAGCGATGGAGAAAAAACCGAAACCGTTTTTTCATCGCGTCGAGCGCCTCAATGTCACGATTGAGCAGCAGATTCAGTATATCATGGATTTTTTCCGTGATCGCAATTGTTATCTTTTTACGGAACTGTGCGAAGCCATGGATAAAATAGAAATCGTCGTAACCTTCCTGGCTCTTTTAGATTTGGTAAAAAAAGGAGATATTGCCATCCGGCAGGCGTCGATTTTTGACGATATTTGGATTTACAAAGCTTCTGAATTCAAAGATGATGCATTGCCGGAACTAGCGTCTCAGGAAGATGCGGATGTTGCTGAAACGGATATTACAACAATTTCTCCTGAAGTGGAGCTTTCAGAACAACCGATTTCTGCAGATGTTTCCCATGAAGAGGTGCTGATTGAAGATGAGTCGGCTTTGCCTCAAAATGAAAATACATTAACGCAAATCGGCGTCGAGCAAGTCATTGAAGCTAAATCTGATATTGCTTCGTCGGTTATTGAAAATGAAATACAAACCGAAGAAATTCTATCACAAAACACTCAAACAGATACGCTAGCAAAAGAAGATTTGCAAGAAGAGTTTGTCTCCGATGATAACGTTGCACCGCAAACTCACGATATGTCAATCGAAGATGATAAGATGTTTAAACCGGTTGCCGATCAGCATGAAGAAACTCAAAATGAAATTCAAGACTCTGTTGTGAACGTAAATGACGGTACATCAGATGGTGCTTTAAATCACGAACTTATCGAGGAAGAATCAGCAATCGAAGATTTGGAAGAGGCGAATGATCTTGAAGAAGAAAAAAGAAAAAAAGAAGAAGCAGATGAACTCAGGGAAGAAGAAGAATTAATCATGGCCTCGTACTTTCCAGAAGGATTGACCAAACAAGTCGCCGATCAACCAGTTATTGAAGATGAACAAACGGTTTCGGATCTTACTGAAGAGGAGGTCCATAAAGGCGTCGTCGAAAGTAATATTGAGTCCGTGCAGCCAAATGAGCCGAAAATGGTTGAAGAAATTGATAGTCAAGGCGTGATTGAATCTGAAGACGAAATACAAACAACTGATTCATCCGAACAGAAGAGTATTGATACTGTAGAATTCGAGGCCATCGAAGCAAAAACTGCAACGGAAGTATCGAAGCCCAAACAGGTTGATGACGAAAATATTCAGAAAAATTCAGTGATAAAAAACTTTTTTAAGAAAATTGTTTCGTTTGTTAAACGGATTTTTTCAAAATAA